Proteins encoded by one window of Lathyrus oleraceus cultivar Zhongwan6 chromosome 1, CAAS_Psat_ZW6_1.0, whole genome shotgun sequence:
- the LOC127130770 gene encoding CDGSH iron-sulfur domain-containing protein NEET: MESVLSQTGVVFCHKPRFGETKNGFLGTNFNNNCSFGRGVRSVVVVKAEAGGVSSINPDVRKNEEKVVDAVVVNELSKPVTPYCRCWRSGTFPLCDGSHVKHNKATGDNVGPLLLKK; this comes from the exons atGGAATCTGTTCTGAGCCAAACTGGTGTAGTATTTTGCCATAAGCCACGTTTTGGTGAGACAAAAAATGGATTCTTAGGCACCAATTTCAACAACAATTGTTCCTTTGGTAGGGGAGTTAGGAGTGTGGTGGTTGTGAAAGCGGAAGCAGGGGGTGTGAGTAGTATAAATCCAGATGTAAGGAAGAATGAAGAAAAGGTTGTTGATGCTGTTGTGGTTAATGAACTCTCCAAGCCTGTTACCCCTTATTGCAG ATGTTGGAGATCAGGAACTTTTCCTTTATGTGATGGCAGCCATGTAAAGCACAACAAGGCCACTGGAGATAATGTTGGGCCTCTTCTTTTGAAAAAGTAA